The Echinicola rosea genome has a segment encoding these proteins:
- the rplL gene encoding 50S ribosomal protein L7/L12: MADLKAFAEQLVNLTVKEVSELAEILKEEYGIEPAAAAAPVMVAGGAGEGAGEEEKSSFDVVLKAAGGQKLAVVKLVKELTGLGLKEAKEVVDSAPKAIKEGIAKDEAEALKKQLEEAGAEVELK; the protein is encoded by the coding sequence ATGGCAGATCTTAAAGCATTCGCTGAGCAGTTAGTTAACTTGACTGTTAAAGAGGTTAGTGAATTAGCCGAAATATTGAAAGAAGAGTATGGTATCGAACCTGCTGCTGCAGCTGCTCCAGTAATGGTAGCTGGTGGTGCTGGTGAAGGTGCTGGTGAAGAAGAAAAGTCTTCTTTCGATGTAGTTCTTAAAGCTGCTGGTGGACAGAAACTTGCAGTAGTGAAATTGGTTAAAGAATTGACCGGTCTTGGTCTTAAGGAAGCTAAAGAAGTAGTAGACAGCGCTCCTAAGGCTATCAAAGAAGGAATCGCAAAAGACGAAGCAGAAGCACTTAAGAAGCAACTTGAGGAAGCTGGTGCTGAAGTAGAGCTTAAATAA
- the rplJ gene encoding 50S ribosomal protein L10, producing the protein MTREEKKAIIESLTEKFKETPHFYITDASGFTVAQVNTFRRMCYEKGVEYRVYKNTFIKQALNNLDADFSELDSVLKGFSGIIFAAETANLPAKVIKDYRKKAGSKETRPVFKGASIDSDVVVGENNLDMLASLKSKEELLGEVIGLLQSPAKNVISALQGGQDTLAGLVKTLSERES; encoded by the coding sequence ATGACTAGAGAGGAAAAGAAAGCAATAATCGAAAGTCTTACCGAGAAATTCAAAGAAACTCCGCATTTCTATATCACAGATGCCTCTGGTTTCACTGTTGCTCAGGTAAATACTTTCAGAAGAATGTGTTATGAGAAAGGAGTAGAATACCGTGTATATAAAAACACGTTTATTAAACAAGCTCTGAATAATCTTGACGCAGACTTCTCAGAATTAGACAGTGTTCTTAAAGGCTTTTCAGGAATCATTTTTGCGGCAGAGACTGCAAACTTGCCTGCAAAAGTAATCAAGGACTATCGAAAAAAAGCAGGTTCAAAAGAGACGAGGCCGGTATTTAAAGGTGCTTCCATAGACAGTGATGTAGTGGTTGGTGAAAACAACCTCGACATGTTGGCTTCTTTGAAATCCAAAGAAGAACTATTGGGCGAAGTTATCGGATTGCTTCAGTCTCCTGCCAAAAATGTTATTTCCGCACTACAGGGTGGACAAGACACATTGGCTGGGCTTGTTAAGACTCTTTCTGAAAGAGAATCATAA
- the rplA gene encoding 50S ribosomal protein L1, translating to MAKLTKKQKEALSKYDPSQQYSLTEASSIVKDITAVKFDASVDLDIRLGVDPRKADQMVRGVVALPHGTGKDVKVLVLCTPDKEEEAKEAGADYVGLDDYIAKIEGGWTDIDVIITMPNVMAKVGRLGRVLGPRGLMPNPKSGTVTLEVGKAVKEVKGGKIDFKVDKFGIVHASVGKVSFDPDKIQENAQELINTISKLKPASSKGTYFKSIHLSSTMSPGIAIDKGSIQGI from the coding sequence ATGGCTAAGTTAACAAAAAAGCAAAAAGAAGCTCTTTCTAAGTACGACCCAAGCCAGCAGTACTCCCTTACTGAGGCTTCTTCGATTGTCAAAGACATCACTGCTGTGAAATTTGACGCTTCTGTAGATCTTGACATCCGTTTGGGTGTAGATCCGCGAAAAGCTGATCAAATGGTAAGAGGCGTGGTAGCTTTGCCCCATGGAACCGGAAAAGACGTAAAAGTATTGGTACTTTGTACACCGGACAAGGAAGAAGAAGCGAAAGAAGCTGGAGCTGACTACGTCGGCTTGGATGACTATATTGCCAAAATCGAAGGTGGATGGACTGATATCGATGTGATCATCACCATGCCCAACGTAATGGCAAAAGTAGGTAGATTAGGTAGAGTGCTAGGTCCTAGAGGCCTGATGCCTAACCCTAAGTCTGGAACTGTTACCCTAGAAGTAGGGAAGGCAGTGAAAGAAGTAAAAGGTGGTAAAATAGATTTTAAAGTAGATAAGTTCGGTATCGTACATGCTAGTGTAGGTAAGGTTTCTTTTGATCCTGATAAGATTCAAGAGAATGCCCAAGAACTGATCAATACGATTTCTAAATTGAAGCCTGCATCTTCTAAAGGGACGTACTTCAAGAGTATACATTTATCTAGCACAATGTCTCCTGGTATTGCAATTGATAAGGGGAGTATTCAAGGTATTTAA
- the rplK gene encoding 50S ribosomal protein L11 produces the protein MAKEITGYLKLQVKGGQANPSPPVGPALGAKGLNIMEFCKQFNARTQEKMGQLLPVLVTIYSDKSFDFVIKTPPAANLLLEAAKLKGGSPEPNRKKVGSVSWDQVKEIAEVKMPDLNAFKVESAMKMVAGTARSMGITVSGKAPWEE, from the coding sequence ATGGCTAAGGAAATTACTGGTTATCTGAAATTACAGGTGAAAGGTGGCCAGGCAAATCCATCTCCTCCTGTTGGTCCGGCCCTTGGTGCCAAGGGTTTGAACATCATGGAGTTCTGTAAGCAGTTTAATGCCAGAACTCAGGAAAAAATGGGTCAACTTCTACCTGTCCTTGTTACGATTTATTCTGACAAGTCCTTTGATTTCGTGATCAAAACTCCTCCAGCGGCAAACCTGCTGTTAGAGGCTGCGAAGCTAAAAGGAGGTTCACCAGAGCCAAACAGGAAAAAAGTAGGTTCAGTATCCTGGGATCAGGTAAAAGAAATTGCTGAGGTGAAGATGCCTGACTTGAACGCCTTTAAGGTGGAGTCTGCAATGAAAATGGTTGCAGGAACGGCAAGAAGTATGGGAATCACAGTTTCAGGAAAAGCTCCTTGGGAGGAATAA
- the nusG gene encoding transcription termination/antitermination protein NusG: MAEHKWYVLRVVAGQEKKAKSYLDNEITRQKLEDYIPEVLIPSEKVYEMRNGKKRVRERNFFPGYVLVNADLSHGEANHVITSIPGVIGFLGANAGGASKTPEPLRQSEINRILGRVEGIDEFAEKLDTPYIVGETIKVMDGPFSGFSGTIEEVFEDKKKLNVMVKIFGRNTPVELNFMQVEKQD, translated from the coding sequence ATGGCAGAACATAAATGGTATGTACTCAGAGTGGTAGCAGGGCAAGAGAAGAAGGCCAAATCATATTTGGACAACGAGATCACCCGGCAGAAACTGGAGGATTATATTCCCGAGGTGTTGATACCTTCTGAAAAAGTATATGAAATGCGCAATGGCAAAAAGAGAGTCAGAGAGAGAAACTTCTTTCCTGGCTATGTTTTGGTTAATGCGGATTTGTCCCATGGTGAAGCCAATCACGTAATCACGAGTATCCCGGGTGTTATCGGGTTTCTAGGTGCAAACGCAGGAGGAGCTTCCAAGACTCCTGAGCCATTACGACAATCAGAGATCAACCGTATCTTAGGTAGGGTTGAAGGGATTGATGAGTTTGCTGAGAAGCTTGATACGCCATATATAGTCGGAGAGACCATAAAAGTAATGGATGGTCCCTTTAGTGGTTTCTCGGGAACGATAGAAGAGGTGTTTGAGGACAAGAAAAAACTTAATGTTATGGTTAAGATTTTCGGCCGAAACACCCCTGTTGAGTTAAACTTTATGCAAGTAGAAAAACAAGACTAG
- the secE gene encoding preprotein translocase subunit SecE — MNVKNFVVESIDEMKNKVTWPKYSSLQSNAVLVLVASLIFAVVIGLINLGFENIMKWFYDLF; from the coding sequence ATGAACGTAAAAAACTTTGTTGTAGAGTCAATAGACGAAATGAAGAACAAGGTTACATGGCCGAAATATTCTTCATTGCAAAGCAATGCTGTGTTGGTTCTTGTTGCCTCGTTGATCTTTGCTGTAGTAATCGGCTTGATTAATTTGGGCTTTGAGAACATCATGAAATGGTTTTATGATTTATTCTAA
- the tuf gene encoding elongation factor Tu, with product MAKATFDRSKPHVNIGTIGHVDHGKTTLTAAITTVLARKGLSELRDFSSIDNAPEEKERGITINTSHVEYQTESRHYAHVDCPGHADYVKNMVTGAAQMDGAILVVAATDGPMPQTREHILLARQVGVPALVVFLNKVDLVDDEELLELVDMEVRELLSFYDFDGDNIPVIQGSALGALNGEDKWEEKVMELMEAVDNYIPLPERLVDKDFLMPVEDVFSITGRGTVATGRVERGVINSGDAVDIIGMGAEGLKSTVTGVEMFRKILDRGEAGDNVGLLLRGIEKAQIKRGMIICKPGSVTPHSLFKAEVYVLSKEEGGRHTPFFNKYRPQFYLRTTDVTGEVKLPENVEMVMPGDNITMEVQLINKVALEKGLRFAIREGGRTVGAGQVTEILD from the coding sequence ATGGCAAAAGCAACCTTTGACCGTTCCAAACCGCACGTAAATATCGGTACTATTGGTCACGTCGATCACGGTAAGACTACCTTGACTGCTGCCATTACAACTGTATTGGCTAGAAAAGGTCTTTCTGAATTAAGAGACTTCTCTTCTATCGATAACGCTCCAGAAGAGAAAGAAAGAGGTATCACTATCAATACTTCACACGTAGAGTATCAAACTGAATCAAGACACTATGCACACGTTGACTGTCCTGGTCACGCTGACTACGTGAAAAACATGGTAACTGGTGCTGCGCAGATGGACGGAGCTATTCTAGTAGTTGCAGCCACTGACGGACCGATGCCTCAAACGAGAGAGCACATCCTTCTTGCTCGTCAGGTAGGTGTTCCTGCACTTGTTGTTTTCTTGAACAAAGTTGACTTGGTAGATGACGAAGAGCTTCTTGAGCTTGTAGATATGGAAGTAAGAGAATTGCTTTCTTTCTATGACTTTGATGGAGACAACATCCCCGTTATCCAAGGTTCAGCACTTGGTGCCCTTAACGGTGAAGACAAGTGGGAAGAAAAAGTGATGGAATTGATGGAAGCTGTAGATAACTACATTCCACTTCCTGAGCGTCTAGTAGACAAAGACTTCTTGATGCCTGTAGAGGACGTATTCTCGATCACTGGTCGTGGTACTGTAGCTACTGGTAGAGTAGAAAGAGGCGTGATCAACTCTGGCGATGCCGTTGATATCATCGGTATGGGAGCTGAAGGCCTTAAGTCCACCGTAACTGGTGTTGAGATGTTCCGTAAGATTTTGGACAGAGGTGAAGCTGGTGATAACGTAGGACTACTTCTTAGAGGTATTGAGAAAGCTCAAATCAAGAGAGGTATGATCATCTGTAAGCCAGGTTCGGTAACTCCTCACTCTCTTTTCAAGGCTGAGGTTTACGTACTGTCTAAAGAAGAAGGTGGACGTCACACTCCATTCTTTAACAAATACCGTCCACAGTTCTACTTGAGAACCACAGACGTAACTGGTGAAGTGAAGCTTCCTGAGAACGTTGAGATGGTAATGCCAGGTGATAACATCACCATGGAAGTACAATTGATCAACAAAGTTGCCTTGGAAAAAGGCCTACGTTTTGCGATCCGTGAGGGTGGTAGAACAGTAGGTGCCGGTCAGGTAACTGAAATTCTTGACTAA
- a CDS encoding M1 family metallopeptidase, translated as MNVRFSFCFLWGILLIGACSVRKPTIPTANEWSSTVIEKKDSGDVRKVAGTLESAIKDYRATPERKFDLLHTSLDLRFDRERELVHGEAGLLLSPYFYSQSELVLDAQDFDLHSVSFGDSRQPLDYRYDSQQLEIRLPATFAAEDTLTIHIRYTAHPSRNSGNGSEAITDTQGLYFINPTGKEVKPIQIWTQGETDHNSKWFPTIDAPNERATHDLRLTVEDRFTTVSNGKLTAQEKLGNGMRADHWVMEKPAAPYLLAFAIGEFERVSSQWNGVPLGYYVEGQFAEGAQKVFGRTPEMMGFFSDLLGVPYPWPKYDQVVVRDFVSGAMENTTVSIFMEELNMNAREAIDSEYDGIIAHELFHHWFGDYVTTESWSNLPLNEAFANYGEYLWYEHKEGRDAAALHHIGELETYLWEAEEKQVDLIRFEYEQNEDMFDSHSYAKGGRVLHMLRDYLGNEAFFAGLNNYLTKHAFRAVEIHDLRLALEETSGKDLNWFFDQWFLASGHPVLEIDFDYSRPENVVLTVTQQQDFGDTPLYVLPFEVSWYVDGARVSREFVLQERKGRFELENDVPITHAYFDERKVLLAVKHTARSDEQLKAQFTDSDFGVARYEALDSLSKRSLDRAAVEELVRLGLTDDFWPIREVTLNSFGDSILSFGMEETLLALANEDKSNSVQASAITVLASSGGGDYGSDYMLWMEDSSYYVAGAALDAYLHMKEEGLEKHKVASAFENEQSIRMLIPLIDFYTQQETPGKGAWLHEVYDRTSGQDLYYLIGYYGDYFVKLPSEGSDRAIEKLYQTGMKHTSPYVRFAAFQALFGFIDEEGVLEKANDIFDQESEESIKNSEKYFLSPYGDEN; from the coding sequence ATGAATGTAAGATTCTCTTTTTGTTTTTTATGGGGAATACTGTTGATCGGTGCTTGCAGTGTCCGTAAACCCACCATCCCCACTGCCAATGAGTGGTCGTCAACGGTGATTGAGAAGAAGGATTCAGGTGATGTCCGGAAGGTGGCAGGAACGCTCGAAAGCGCCATAAAAGATTATAGGGCCACACCCGAAAGAAAGTTTGATTTGCTACATACTTCCTTGGATTTACGTTTTGACAGGGAGAGGGAGTTGGTACATGGGGAGGCGGGATTATTGCTGAGCCCTTATTTTTATTCCCAATCCGAACTGGTGCTTGATGCCCAGGACTTTGATCTGCATAGCGTCAGTTTTGGGGACTCTCGCCAGCCTCTGGATTATCGATATGATTCGCAGCAGTTGGAAATTCGGCTTCCGGCGACTTTTGCAGCTGAGGACACGCTTACTATACACATCCGCTATACCGCCCACCCAAGTAGAAATAGCGGGAATGGCAGCGAGGCGATTACCGATACACAAGGGCTTTATTTTATCAATCCCACCGGAAAAGAAGTGAAGCCGATCCAAATATGGACCCAGGGAGAAACAGACCATAACTCCAAGTGGTTTCCGACCATCGATGCTCCAAATGAACGCGCTACGCATGACCTTAGGCTCACCGTGGAGGATAGGTTCACCACAGTGAGCAATGGCAAGCTGACAGCACAAGAAAAGCTAGGAAATGGCATGCGTGCCGATCACTGGGTGATGGAGAAACCTGCCGCGCCCTATTTGCTGGCATTCGCGATAGGGGAATTTGAGCGTGTGTCGTCCCAGTGGAATGGTGTGCCGCTTGGTTATTATGTAGAGGGGCAATTTGCCGAAGGAGCCCAAAAAGTGTTTGGTAGGACGCCGGAGATGATGGGTTTTTTCTCCGATCTGCTAGGAGTACCATATCCTTGGCCAAAGTACGATCAGGTGGTAGTGAGGGATTTTGTATCCGGAGCGATGGAAAACACCACTGTTTCCATTTTTATGGAGGAGCTCAACATGAATGCTCGGGAAGCGATAGACTCCGAATATGATGGGATCATTGCCCATGAGCTTTTTCACCATTGGTTTGGAGACTACGTGACCACAGAGTCTTGGTCAAATTTGCCACTAAATGAAGCTTTTGCGAATTATGGGGAATATTTGTGGTATGAGCACAAAGAGGGAAGGGATGCTGCAGCTCTTCACCATATTGGGGAGTTGGAGACCTACCTTTGGGAAGCGGAAGAAAAACAGGTGGACCTTATTCGCTTTGAGTATGAGCAAAATGAGGACATGTTTGACAGCCATTCTTACGCCAAAGGCGGAAGGGTGCTTCATATGTTGCGGGATTATTTGGGAAATGAAGCGTTTTTTGCGGGGCTAAACAATTACCTGACCAAGCATGCTTTTCGTGCAGTGGAGATTCACGACCTCAGGCTAGCATTGGAAGAAACGAGCGGCAAAGACCTGAACTGGTTTTTTGACCAATGGTTTTTGGCATCTGGCCATCCTGTTTTGGAAATAGATTTCGATTACAGCCGGCCAGAAAATGTGGTGTTGACGGTGACACAGCAGCAGGACTTCGGGGATACTCCTTTGTATGTTTTACCTTTTGAGGTGAGTTGGTATGTGGATGGAGCGCGCGTTTCCAGGGAGTTTGTCCTTCAGGAAAGGAAAGGGCGGTTTGAACTGGAAAATGATGTCCCGATCACCCATGCCTATTTTGATGAGCGAAAAGTGCTCCTTGCCGTAAAGCATACAGCCAGGAGTGACGAGCAGTTGAAAGCACAGTTTACCGATTCAGATTTTGGCGTGGCACGGTATGAGGCCTTGGATAGCTTGAGTAAGCGGTCGCTGGACAGGGCAGCTGTAGAGGAATTGGTACGTTTGGGATTGACAGACGATTTCTGGCCGATCCGAGAAGTTACGCTTAATAGCTTTGGCGACAGTATTTTGTCATTTGGGATGGAGGAGACATTATTGGCGCTAGCAAATGAGGACAAAAGCAACAGCGTCCAAGCAAGTGCCATCACGGTATTGGCTTCAAGTGGAGGAGGGGATTATGGCAGTGATTACATGCTTTGGATGGAGGATTCTTCGTATTACGTGGCCGGGGCTGCATTGGATGCCTATCTGCATATGAAGGAGGAAGGATTGGAAAAACATAAGGTAGCAAGTGCCTTCGAAAATGAGCAGAGTATCCGAATGCTTATCCCACTGATTGATTTTTATACACAACAAGAAACACCTGGAAAAGGAGCGTGGTTACACGAGGTCTATGACCGTACATCCGGTCAAGATTTATACTACCTGATCGGTTATTATGGGGATTACTTTGTAAAGCTGCCCAGTGAAGGCAGTGATCGGGCGATAGAAAAGCTCTATCAGACGGGGATGAAGCACACCTCACCGTATGTAAGGTTTGCGGCATTCCAGGCACTTTTTGGTTTTATTGATGAGGAGGGCGTCCTGGAAAAGGCCAACGATATATTTGACCAAGAATCTGAAGAATCCATTAAAAACAGTGAAAAGTATTTCTTGTCGCCATATGGAGATGAAAATTAA
- a CDS encoding acetyl-CoA carboxylase biotin carboxyl carrier protein subunit, whose amino-acid sequence MYSVTVNEKNFSIEQDGGDFLINGTAIDWEINPIDNRHFHIIRGHTSHVVEVVRLDAAKKELTLKINNKSAEIRIKDKFDLLLEKLGMNDHANNKLSSVNAPMPGLILEISVEEGDTVTKDQPLMILEAMKMENIIKSPGDGKIKKITVATGESVEKKQVLIQF is encoded by the coding sequence ATGTACTCAGTTACTGTAAACGAAAAAAACTTTAGTATTGAGCAGGATGGAGGAGACTTTTTGATTAATGGGACCGCCATAGACTGGGAAATAAACCCAATAGACAACCGTCATTTTCATATTATCAGAGGGCACACATCTCACGTCGTGGAAGTGGTAAGGCTGGATGCCGCTAAAAAAGAGTTGACCTTAAAAATCAACAATAAATCCGCTGAGATCAGGATCAAGGACAAGTTTGATCTCTTATTGGAAAAACTGGGCATGAATGACCATGCCAATAATAAACTATCCTCCGTCAATGCACCGATGCCAGGGCTGATCTTGGAAATCAGTGTGGAAGAGGGGGACACGGTCACCAAAGACCAGCCCTTGATGATACTGGAAGCCATGAAAATGGAAAATATTATTAAATCCCCTGGAGATGGCAAGATCAAAAAAATAACGGTTGCTACAGGGGAAAGTGTAGAAAAAAAACAGGTCTTGATACAATTTTAG
- the pyrH gene encoding UMP kinase, translating to MKYKRILLKLSGEALMGPNGYGIDSEKLKQYTQEIKKVKELGVELAIVIGGGNIFRGVQGEKVGIDRVQGDYMGMLATLINAMALQSSLEQNEMYTRLMSGIKIESVCEPFIRRRAIRHLEKGRIVIFGAGIGNPYFTTDSTASLRAIEIEADVVLKGTRVDGVYTADPEKDKTAERYTNISFQEVYEKNLNVMDMTAFTLCQENNLPIIVFDMNKAGNLEDLVKGEEVGTLITSN from the coding sequence ATGAAATACAAACGAATTCTGCTCAAACTCAGCGGTGAAGCTTTGATGGGGCCCAATGGCTACGGTATTGACTCTGAAAAACTAAAGCAATACACCCAGGAAATCAAAAAAGTGAAAGAACTGGGCGTCGAGCTCGCCATTGTCATTGGAGGCGGAAACATTTTTAGAGGTGTACAGGGAGAGAAAGTAGGAATAGACCGTGTACAAGGAGATTATATGGGAATGCTGGCCACACTGATCAACGCCATGGCCCTACAAAGCTCCCTCGAACAAAACGAGATGTACACCAGACTTATGTCAGGCATCAAGATCGAAAGTGTCTGCGAGCCTTTTATACGCAGAAGGGCCATTCGTCATTTGGAAAAAGGACGAATTGTCATTTTCGGTGCAGGAATCGGCAACCCCTACTTTACTACGGACTCCACGGCCAGCCTAAGGGCCATTGAAATCGAGGCCGATGTGGTCTTGAAAGGCACACGCGTGGACGGTGTCTATACCGCTGATCCAGAAAAAGATAAAACTGCCGAAAGATATACCAACATTTCCTTTCAGGAAGTCTATGAAAAAAACCTGAATGTAATGGACATGACTGCCTTTACACTCTGTCAGGAAAACAACCTGCCCATTATTGTGTTTGACATGAACAAAGCCGGCAACTTGGAAGATTTGGTAAAAGGAGAAGAAGTTGGTACTTTAATTACCTCAAATTAA
- the frr gene encoding ribosome recycling factor, protein MEEIQLELEAAKEQMQKALDHTANELLKIRAGKAMPNLVDGIMVNYYGAPTPIQQVASVNTPDARTLAIKPWEKNLIGEIEKAIINSDLGLAPQNNGEIVILTIPPLTEERRKDLAKHVKNECENGKISVRNARKETNDALKKLQKEGVSEDDVKRAEDKVQKLTDDFSAKIDALFDKKEAEIMKV, encoded by the coding sequence ATGGAAGAGATACAGTTAGAACTCGAGGCAGCAAAGGAACAAATGCAAAAAGCTCTGGATCATACAGCAAATGAACTCCTTAAAATCAGGGCAGGTAAAGCCATGCCGAATTTGGTGGACGGAATAATGGTAAATTACTACGGTGCTCCTACACCAATACAGCAAGTGGCTTCCGTCAACACCCCTGATGCCAGGACATTGGCCATCAAGCCTTGGGAGAAAAACCTCATCGGCGAAATCGAAAAGGCCATTATCAATTCTGACCTGGGCCTCGCCCCCCAAAACAATGGTGAAATCGTCATCCTGACCATCCCACCGCTTACCGAAGAACGCAGAAAGGATTTGGCAAAGCACGTCAAAAACGAATGCGAAAACGGTAAAATAAGCGTTCGGAATGCACGAAAAGAAACCAATGATGCGTTAAAGAAACTCCAAAAAGAAGGCGTTTCGGAAGATGATGTCAAAAGAGCTGAAGACAAAGTCCAAAAATTAACGGACGATTTCTCCGCCAAAATCGATGCCCTATTCGACAAAAAAGAAGCGGAAATCATGAAGGTCTAA